One genomic region from Streptomyces sp. NBC_01431 encodes:
- a CDS encoding response regulator transcription factor, which yields MVRVLIAEDMHMLRKALVSLIELEPDLEVVAELSSGTDIVPTAMAMRPDVAVLDIDLPGTDGITAAAGLHTSVPQCRTLILTSLGRPGNLRRALAAHVSGFLPKDSDPDSLCAAIRKVAAGERVIDPQLALATLDSGPSPLTDREREVLQFASEGMEAGQIAARLHLSSGTVRNYLTSAVSKLNARNRVDAIRIAREAGWLHSV from the coding sequence ATGGTGCGAGTTCTGATTGCCGAAGACATGCATATGCTGCGCAAGGCATTGGTGTCGCTCATTGAGCTGGAGCCGGATCTGGAAGTGGTCGCGGAACTGTCGTCGGGTACGGACATCGTGCCGACCGCGATGGCCATGCGGCCGGACGTCGCCGTCCTGGACATCGACCTGCCCGGCACCGACGGCATCACCGCCGCCGCCGGACTGCACACCTCGGTGCCGCAGTGCCGCACCCTGATCCTCACCAGCCTCGGCAGACCCGGCAACCTCAGACGGGCGCTGGCCGCGCACGTCTCGGGTTTTCTGCCGAAGGACTCCGATCCGGACAGCCTGTGCGCCGCGATCCGCAAGGTGGCGGCGGGCGAGCGCGTGATCGACCCCCAGCTGGCCCTCGCCACGCTCGACTCCGGCCCCTCCCCGCTCACCGACCGCGAGCGGGAGGTGCTCCAGTTCGCCTCGGAGGGCATGGAGGCCGGCCAGATCGCCGCCCGGCTGCACCTGTCGTCGGGCACCGTACGCAACTATCTGACCTCGGCCGTCAGCAAACTCAACGCGCGTAACCGCGTCGACGCGATCCGCATCGCGCGCGAGGCGGGCTGGCTGCACTCGGTCTGA